The DNA region caaaatttgacaaatcaTCCTCTTAAATGTCTTCAAAGCAGATCTatttgacaaattgccctcAAAGTGGACAAACTGCCGTCTTTGATGCCCTTGAATTGGTTACAATTTGACACAATGCCATCTTTAGTGCCCtctcagtggacaaaatttgacaaattgcatCTTAAGTTACCTCTATGTGGGAAATATTAGGTTAAGTGCCCTTTACATGGACAGAAATTCAacaaaagtgtcttctttggtaCCTgctatgtggacaaaattttgCTAATTCCCTGCTAAGTTAATCTATAATGTACTTACCCATGGCAGAAGCAacaaaatcatggaatcatgtcaaaattaacggaaaatcaacatcaaaaaggcaaataatcagCTGTTGACATACTACTCCAGAGTGAACTCCAAtcaacagcttttattttgaagagcaacatcatactttttcatttcatttcttttttgtatttaatgttttattcttgtacACCGAGGGCTAAGCTAACAAATTCAttagcatacttggccaataaagctgattctgatacATCAAATGATGAAGTTGTGATTCAGAAGTACAAAATGGCTCACAATGCATTGgtaaaaataaagctgtttgctAATGATGGGCTGGATAGTGaaataaggtttttatttaGTGAAATTAATCATTTCAGATGCATTAATATACAGAATGGATTCAGTTCACCACCTCATTGTGTGTCACCAACTTCCTCCTCCCTTCAAAACATCCGTACTCATGGGACAGAGTTTGCTCAGGTCTGGTTTTTATAAACCACACACTTTGGATGGGAGTGGCGTACGCCAGCGTCAGACCCTGTTTGTATGTATGCAATGCTCGTGTCCAAAAGCCAGCAAGTGATAGGTTTAAAGACACTGTCCCCAAAATAAGACCAGTAGAGCTGTGGattaaatgcatattttatggaaataaaattaacaagcgctatttttgtattttctgacCTTACTGTAATCTCTGATCAGGCCAACCTGGGAGTCCTGGGAGACGAGGAATGACAGGATTCAAGGGTCGTCCAGGATACACAGGCCCTCAGGGGATAAAAGGTGAGTCACACACCAAGAACTTAACTTTGCTGCACAGATGTTAACAAATACGAAGAAGCCCAGGTCATGCTGTAGCAAATTTATGTACCTACAGGCTGGTTCTGGCTCTTCACTGTCTCTGCTAAAGAGCACACAGGGATTTGGAAGGGTTTGAAAATAGTAACATGAGCACTAACTTGGATGAGGGTGAATCCAAGTCATGATGACTTGAAATTACTTGGTATTAGGGTTGTTCCGATTTCaataccagtattggaaatatGTGCAGTATTGCTCAAAATGCAGgtagtttttatattttgctccatatagccatgctaaatgttggcgcagttattcatttttttccactttttatcttctgtttctcactgtttctgtccatttttatcccatttgtttccccattaaacccattttttgcaacctttatgccacttttatcccaatttttgtcacttaaaactcatttttactattttttttaactgcttttcgctattttaatcccatttgtaaatcatttttgccaatcttaattagtttttcaccacttctgccaatttttgcaacttttagccTATTTTGCGAATTTACGCCTTTACTTTGCAATTGTGTTTTCTTCCCTTAAATTTATCTCAGTTCCTTCCACTTTATTCTCTGctatcctgacatttgtgcacatcatgactcagctatgaagtctgatattactttccaaatggtttaatAAATGTGggcatccacattgttaacattacatCTGCCCAAAGCCACTGCCTTTTTTatcctttgtgtttttaagatgAAATACATATCCTAAAGTctgctttcaaaatatttttgtagtGCAAAACTTAACAAAATAGTTTCATCTTTGTGGTACTACATTAGACTGTTCTCAATCACTTTTCACTTGGTCTCCTTTAAAAGAATCATTAAAACTGTGAAAGTTGTGTCCTGGGGTCTGAAATTGAGTGGAATGCAAAGACTTGCTGTGTCTTCATGTTGATTAACTTGTCTTGAATAACTCTTGGTAAAAATTGATACCTTGTTAATTACAGGTCAGAAAGGCGACATGGGAGAAAAAGGGCAACGCGGCCCTGCTGGATTCACTGGAATGAAGGGCAGCCGAGGCTTCAAAGGTTTGGTCACATAGGCCTAAAGATCTCTCACTTTTATAGGTGCCTTCAGAATGAAAACAACTCCTTTATTTAATtactaacattaaaaatatagaCTCTGACACTGGAATAAATAAGGGTTGGTTAAGGTTTGGTGTAAATAATTTGCCAATCAGCTTCTTGTGAATTTCATTCAACTTCCACATGGTCCTTCTTAGGGAGCAATCTTTGAACTGCAAGTGAGTTTAAGTCAATCAAGcaattgttctgttttctgttaTGGTTTTCAAGGATAACCAAAATGTATTAATGAAAAACCAAAGTTAGGGAGTGGTATTTCCAATTCAGGGAAGAATGTTGTTCAAGCTATATATTATACGTTAAAGTTGCAATCAAAATGATTCAACCCCAttgcaaatcaggtttattgtgaaaattgACTGACTTTTGCTTtttgcaatgaacaaatcaaacaaaagcagtTGAAATAGCTCAACACAACTAATGCTTCAAGTGGTTTCCCTGAATTCGACTTATAATGACTTCTCCACtgtcaaaatcattcagcccctTCATGGCAAGCATCTTTAGTGCTTAGTAGAGCACTCTTCTGCATCTATAACCTCCTGTAAATGAGGTGCATAGCCAGACACCAGCTTCTAGCAGTGTTCTTGAGGAATTGTAGCCCATTCCTCATGTGCAATGGCCTCCATTAGTTACGTAGCTTCATTATCTATAgctcagttagctttagcaacatgagctttagaaaatgtgCCTACATTGTTTGAACAGAGAATTGCAGTAATCCAGCCTTTCTCAACAGTGGTGCTGTGGCACCCTAAGGTGCCTTCTGGTATTATCAGGGATTCCTTCAAAACGTTTTAGAATTATCATGAATATGCAGATCATCAGCTATTCCTGCACAAATTATCTAGACTGTCTCATAGTTTGGGCAGGTGTTCAGGAGTGAGAAACACagtaaagtttgtttttttaggtcTACATGACCACAATGCATCTCATCCAAGGCATTTAAATAGCTTTATGAAAGTCCAaaagagatttattttattaattccaTCATTGCATTAATCCCCAGGCAGTCATGGGATgtaacatgtttgttttcttactACTTTTTGACAGGGGTGACTTaagatttttgaaaatttttaggGTACCATTacagaaaaaaggttgagaCAGGCTGCAGTAATTAATCTCTACATACAAACCACTCCacataaactgttttaaatatatcttgatgtgtttgtgtctccAGGAGAAAAGGGGAACATTGGAATGGAAGGCCCCCCAGGTGCACAGGGCCCTCAAGGAGAAAGTGGCACATGCCCTGCTTCCTGTGAGACCATCCAAGGTCCAGAGGGCCCACAAGGAGCTGTAGGGCCAGCAGGAGGTCGAGGTCTACCCGGGGTCAAGGGGGCTGTAGGTCCTAAGGGTGTAAAGGGCAACAAGGGTGACATGGGGAAGCCTGGTGACCCTGGAATGGATGGCCAGAAGGGTGATACAGGTGAGAAGGGGATGTGTGATTGCACAGATGGAGCGGACGGCTCTGATGGAAGCCCAGGAGAGAAGGGGGACAAAGGAGAAAAAGGTGACACTGGCGCCCAGGGTGTACAAGGCCCAATGGGGCCTCAAGGTAATGAGGGTATGATAGGTCTCAGGGGGCCACCTGGACCCTGCACCCCAGTCATCCAGTCAGCATTCTCTGCATGTATCAATGAGTCGTACCCTTCGCCGGACTATCCAGTTCCATTCCATCATGTCATCTACAACGAACAGGAGCACTTCATGCCCTGGATGGGAATGTACGTGGCCCCCGTTAATGGCACCTATGTCTTTAGCTTCAACCTTGCAGTTTACCTAAGAGAACTCATAGTCGGCCTGTTCGTCAACCACAACCCAATAGTCATAAACAGAGAATCAAGCCATCAGTCCGTCACATGCCAGACTGTTGTCGTTCACCTGGCCTATGGAGACCGGGTGTGGCTGCAGGTGAAGGACGAAACCACCAATGGCATATACACCGACTATGAGAGTAGCAGCTCATTCTCTGGGTATCTCCTTCACCCCGACACCTGTGACATCCCGTTTGGCAGAAATTTCATGGGACAAGAATATGATGATGATATGCACGTCATCTGGCGTGATAAAAAACCATAGTGGGCtccattcagtcagtcagtcagtcagtcagtcagtcagataTAGATAAGGCATCAGCACATACTAAATCAAACAATCAGTGTATTGATACCTGCAGGTTCAAAAGGAAAGGTAGAAGGCAGAATCATctcttttaaactttcttttagACATGTTAGCCTGTCTGTTCAATAAATGTGTTATAAAACTGAAACCCaaagatgaaatgaaatataCCAATCTCTTCCATTCATAGACTTGATCATGGTCTTTTTTGGATGTGATTGGTGGTCTTTGAGAATGGTAGGACATAGAAGTTATGACTAATAAACATGGAATCgtttttgaatacattttgaaatgacTGCCATGCACACGATTCTGTAAAGATGACTAAAAATACTTTAGTATACATGCTAGGCCAGCAGCTGGCAGTGTGGGGAAAACGCACGTGCACTAGGGGccctaaaccagtggttctcaactagtgggtcaggacccaacaATGGGTTGCAGAGCTGTTTTAAGTGGGCCATGAATGAATGCAGTAAAGATATTGTGCCAAAAATTCTTTTAAGCATTTTCTACAAGTTTGTTTTGCACCATCTAAAGtataaaatgtggcaaaaaaatgtacagtataactacattatttttctttgaagtgaatctgattggttgaaatTTTTCAGATATTTGAGTTTGGATTTTTTATGAAGGAGTCcagtggtgggtcctgaggcttgGCCAGTTGGGAGCCACTGCCTTAAACTACACAAAAATGTGAGCAGCAACTAGGAAAACTGCTCAGCAGAACTTGGGAGTCTTCCATTGTCATTGTAATACTCACACATTGTGGTTGAAGTCAATAGCCATGCATATGTAGGTAAAGTCTCAGTTGAGAGAGAACTttgttttgcaattttacatgACGATGGAAACAGTGCCACTTTCAGAAGTTTTGCACTCTGGAAccaattttcaaatctttccATTTTTAAGCAACCAAACACAGTTGTAGagaaaccagtggttcccaaagtggagGTCAGGACACCCATGAACCACCCATGTCGTGGgaagctttccaaaaaacagagaaattttaaaaatgattcaacCATCTGAGCCATAAGATATtacttaaccattttttttccctgggACTGCAGCAATATCACttgaacttttaaaaagttatgggacgataaagacaaaaggaaaaactaaCCAGAAATCAAAACTCAAAAGATTACTTAAAAGATcgacttttttgcacaaactcccatctcttggggacccaaaagtgaaaaattatcattctgtgacaaaaaaatctgcaaaatattcacattttaacaataaagttccttgtgcttctttgtgttagctttatttgagccattattcaaagcagttcctgtttgcagtgacacagagggccgcATCAGAGGCTCTCCATAGGAGCTAAACAGGCCATCTCCATTGTAAAGACATGCACAATTTGACAAAATGTGATGTGacaatggaacagcctgccattggttgtcacagctcaGTCACactgcattgtgggatacaaacaAACAATCTGTCTGATAGCATTAGCCGCTAGCAgccaaaacaattaaaaaatgaattaaaaacagacaaaaagacattcaatatcagagttactgacatgtatttaatctttaaaaaacccAGAAAGTTAACCcctgttgaagcacactttacATGACCATAACTGCATGACCGTTTGTGCTatcggaaaaattcaaacagtttctgaaagctaagaaactgtgctttacagccagcatgcagttatttctgtaatttccccttttcccactAAGATTCTAGCATGAAGTTCccctgttttttgtgtttcttcattttaaactgttaaaacacttaacatgcagtaatatgtaaataactgccatatattaaaagttctaagtattgtgaaaaaatgggcaaaagcgcGTAcgcacaggacattttctgggccttttatgattaaaataagaacagacccagaaactcagttttaatttaaacagttaaaaaaaaacactttataaaCATGCAGTACATTGTACACAACTGCCAGATATTAAAGTACTCTGgaataatgggcaaaagcacttaCAAGACACTTTCTGTGCCGTTTAAAGTTAAACAAGAACATGTCTAGAGGCTcaggagttaaagggttaaacaagTTACAGGCTGGCTAGAGAAGCATCTGTAAAGGCTgtgaaggcatggatagtgcATCATTAGAATGGTAAAACGGAGGCCTGCGTTTCCAGTGTGCAGCACGGAGGAGCAGCGCAACAACTTCTCACCCTGAAGACCAAGGAGTTCACGCAGTTGTTACAGAATCATGCTCGGCCATGTGAAAAGAAAATGCTGAAGTGCTGACTTGCATGGATTTGTCTCTATGTTTGTCCTTTCATTCAGATTTTGTGCTTCTGCCATGAGTAAGTAACctaattataaataaatgtgcttAGTCAGTTTATTATAACGTGTTTGACGAGTATGATTTAGATAAACGTAACCTTTTCTTCTTGTCCCTCTGACTTGATGACTCTGGGTTCGGCTACACCCCGTTATGAGGTTTTGTTGATGtagtaaattaaaatatgatcCGGCATTTGTCTGGCTTCAACACTGagtgttttattctgaaactgAAGCCGATATTTCAAAGAATAATTTACCCACTGTTGTAAAATGCGCGCACAAAATCATATTCAATTTAATATATAGCCATAATTATTGAGAAAGATCTGAAGTATGAAAGTAATGTggaaaaaactgtaaatttcAACACGATGCTTTGCACAATATTGCATGCCTTAACTCCAGGGATAGTGGGGTCCCGAGTTTCTGTCATTGACATTTTGGGGCTCATTGGCTGTacagtttgggaaccactggtgtaaacCAACAgaacatctcaaaaagtaactGTAAAGATCGCCATAGGAGAATATTTTCTTGGCACTGctcttttaaaatatatatacctgtttctctgtctgcgtcttccttttctttttatcaaacagagttgtattttcatgaaattgtttGTTTCAGGTCTTAAAATAAAGTTGACAAATGCAGAGTCAAAGAGAAAGGTGAGAAATTagcttaaatgttttttctgaaCTATTTTCCTATTAAAGAAAGTTAAGCAAAACTCAGAGTAAAATGGTTCAAGTTAACAAGCCTGCTAATGTAAAACAATCATATCTGCAAATAAATTACATTACAGACACAGTCTTTTATGGCATTTTTCTAATATTCCCTCACTAGAGAGTTCTGGGTATACTCATAATCTATTCCCACATGTTTTAGCAACCTATTCAGCAAGGACACATAAGACTATCTATTATCTAGATCAtctaaaaatatgtatttattattttcacacCACCATATAACTGCTTCAGGGATAAAGTATCATTCATGAAATTAACCGGCAAATATGAGCAGATCTCACCATCACCACTTGCCAGACTGGCTGAGACTTCTACAAATGTAAGCATTTTTACTTAGCTTTTCTGTGTTCTCCATCAGTGTGGGAGGCAATGCATTACAAAGCAAGTCACTAGTGTGCTCAgattgttagttttagttttctttgcCATCCCAGGAGAGGGGATTTGGAAGAAGGTATACTGAAAATAAGTGGGTACGCTGTGCactccaccactgctccttttgGTAAAGATGATCAattttggagtaaaatttcTGCTGTCTTCCCATAGATTAGTGTTATGTATCTGATATCCTCAGGTCCATTACAATCTAAAGGTTCATTTGATACCATACATTCTGTACTAGCATGAGAGCTAAGCTTTCTACAGTCTTAAAAAGACAgtgtttaagacaggtgagacCATAAACTAATTTTCAGTGTAATAAATAGGAaagtaatatttttatattaaaaattaaaaagataacaCAAACTTTAAAAGATATTCTGGAGTACATTTTGTATCAGGACATTGGTCTTGCTTAAATAATCCACTCTACACAATCAcattagttttttaaaattggttTTGGGCTGTTGGGGGTGGCCTTAGCTGATATTTTGACCATGGGGCGCATGATTCCTTTAAGTTTTACTTCATGTATAACCATGGCCTCAAATGACAACTGCCCTTGGCCTCAGACCCTGAGGGAAGTGAGAGGTAGTTATAAGAAACAGATGACTGGAGAACTGTAGGAGGGATCAGTTTCTCAAtttgtgacaaaagtaaaacaatttCAAGAATTTTAATGAAACCAGGGCTGCTGCCTTGGCCTGCCACCCGGTGCACTGCACCCTGCCACCATGCCCATCCCTGCCGGTGGTGAGTCCACAGGGGAGAGGCTCCATGGCGCTCTTTCAGGTTGAGACTGGCTGGGCCCCATGGAGAGAAGTCCAGCCACCAGATGTTGGCCTGAGGGGAGGAGGTATCTGAATTCTTGATTTGCAGGTACATGGCAGGTGTTTGATTCGCTTTTTGTCTGGGCCCTCACTCTGACTGGGGaatgagtctctgcctcaggtgaaggactTCAAGTATTTCCGGGTCTTTTTCATGGGTAAGGGggcgtgagattgacaggcagattggtgcactGTCAGCAGCACTGGGGGCGTTGTGCTGGACCGTTGTGGTAAAGACAGAGCTGAGCTGAAAGGCAAGCTCTCCAGTTACCAGTGGATCTATGTCCCATGTATGACCATGTActttgggtaatgactgaaagaataagaTTGCGGATACAAGCAGCTGATCTCCAGAGGGTGGCTGAGCTCAGGCTTAGAGATAGAGTGAAGAGTTCAGACATCTGTAGGGAACTAAAAGTAGAGTTGCTGCTCCTTCGCGTTGAAAGGGACCAGTTAAGTTAGTTTGACCTAATCAGGATGCCTCTTAAGGCGTCTCCCTATGGAGGACTTCAAGGCACGTCCACCTGGGAGGGGacctcggggaagacccagaaagCACTGGAGGGACtttatatcctgtctggtctgggaatgcctgAGGATCCCCCAGaaagagttggaaagtgtcactTGAGAGGGGGATGACTGTGTTGACTTGTTTAGCCTGCTACCACGGCAACCCAGccctggataagtggaagaggatggatggagatgATGGATGGAGTAAGATGTGaaggatttttcttttaatgttgtGTCAGGTTTGATAGGAACAGGACAAGTTTGTTGTTCAAGACATGTTTTTAGTTATTAGGGTACTTTCCAAATCAATGTCTTGTCTTTTAATTCTgtaagtttgattttaaatgcatCGTAAAGAAGCTTAAGGCCAAAAGAATGGACAATGTTGTCTAGGAAA from Cheilinus undulatus linkage group 13, ASM1832078v1, whole genome shotgun sequence includes:
- the LOC121519872 gene encoding otolin-1-like, with product MLLKLLGLLALSSLCSAMFHPEMRNAIEEGSGEPVPRSSHRSMPMGDPYWPPDDMMNDSMPMDASNMPYGSESAYCDYLMNQPVPPPMDQIPFYCICSHCKGTVGPKGDSGDRGPPGQPGSPGRRGMTGFKGRPGYTGPQGIKGQKGDMGEKGQRGPAGFTGMKGSRGFKGEKGNIGMEGPPGAQGPQGESGTCPASCETIQGPEGPQGAVGPAGGRGLPGVKGAVGPKGVKGNKGDMGKPGDPGMDGQKGDTGEKGMCDCTDGADGSDGSPGEKGDKGEKGDTGAQGVQGPMGPQGNEGMIGLRGPPGPCTPVIQSAFSACINESYPSPDYPVPFHHVIYNEQEHFMPWMGMYVAPVNGTYVFSFNLAVYLRELIVGLFVNHNPIVINRESSHQSVTCQTVVVHLAYGDRVWLQVKDETTNGIYTDYESSSSFSGYLLHPDTCDIPFGRNFMGQEYDDDMHVIWRDKKP